One Ranitomeya imitator isolate aRanImi1 chromosome 4, aRanImi1.pri, whole genome shotgun sequence genomic window, AAATTGCATATACAATAACAATGAAAAAAGCTTCCAGCTTCATCATAAAAGTATCTGAACAGGAAAGCTCCAGTAATGGTTCCAAATCACAGAAGAAATGGTCAATGATGTTTGGTCCACAGAAATCGAAACGACTCATGGTAAAAAAGATCATCAGCAATGCAACACAAATCATGAACCAACACGAGAGAACGGCTCTGGCACAAAATGTGAGGTCCATGACTGAGATGTAATGTAGAGGGTGACAGATGGCCTGATACCGGTCATAGGACATCACCATCAGAAGAAGACATTCCAGTATTTCAGAGGCTGAAAAACAATAGAATTGACACAAACATCCAATAAAAGACACAGAACTTCCCTCATACAGCACAATGTGGAGCATGTTGGGTACGATGGTGGTGGAGAGAAGAATATCAGAGAAGGAGAGTTGTGTGAGGAAGAAGTACATGGGAGAGTGGAGCGATCGGCTGCAGGACACCACCAGAATGATCAGGAGGTTTCCACATATTGTCACAAAGTATATCACCAGCACAATGAAAAAGAAATAAGGATTGAAACCTTGCAAATTCTGAAATCCCAAGAGCAGAATCTCGGTAACTTTACTAAAATTGTGATGCATATTCAGAGGTGAGAATTTTTCCAATTTCTTATATGCTATAAGAAAAAATTGAGGTGACCAGATCAAGCAATTTAAGACCATGCCATTTTCCCCCTTTACTGGCCATGCActttttcagatttttttgtaaACGTTATTCACagagctgtaattttttttctcatttgataGTCAGAAAAATGTTCTATCTTTTTTCATGACACATGTGACTTAAATCTTGATCTTTAAATACAAGTGAGGTTTTTTTAGCCAAAAGTAGAGAAAAATAAAGGAAGTATTGCACATGTTTTGTATTTATAACCAAAATGAAGCATTaaaattaattttacattttgatatCTTTTTATAACAAGTTTTTTTTATACATCGAGCAAATGTTTCATCTATTGGAGTCGGATTAGTATCGGCAATTTGGAAAGGCAGTTTTTttctaaatatatttatttttcctctttttaattattcatagatatttttttttatttacttcacACACTGTGTGACACATACAGTAAAATAAAACATATGCAGGGAATTTGAACACTTAGATACCTAAAGAAAAAATTGATTTCTCCTGAAAATTGCCAGTTATAGGGCAACTTCAACTTCCTTACTGCACAGTAGAGTTGACTGGTCTAATGATCAGTAGGTGTGTAGAAATCTCTGTCATCACTTCTTATTTCTATATACACTGTGCTCGTTCAGTGAGTACTAAACTCTTTCTGCCTTTTTTAAGGAACGTTTAGCCATGTTTGCCACAAAGCACCATGCTCTGCCTTCTTTGAGtgggagtccagccatgtctgtcaTGTAGCACACTGCCCTCCCTTCTCTGAAGGAAGTCCAACCATGTCTGTCGCCTAGCatcctgctctgtcttctctgaggagagtccagccatatctgccacctagcaccctgctctgccttctctgagggaagtccagccatgtctgccacctagcaccctgccCTGCCTTCTCTGAGggaagtccagccatgtctgccacctagcaccctgctctgccttctctgagggaagtccagccatgtctgccacctaccaCCCTGCTCTTCCTTCTCTGAGGGGAGTctagccatgtctgccacctaccaccctgctctgccttctctgaggcAGGGGGCTCCCTGTCAGGCgtaggaacctggcaggtgcctagcgaacagaacagaatgtaacggaaccgcgcctgcacactgtGCGGCGGTATCTTAAGGaaaagacacgaagggaaggatattgtggaacagtgtaaacgagaacaagcacaaaggagagccagtaagaatcatgccgagagagagaggcaacatcttactgaggcgcgtagtcggtggccggaacaccgtaggagtaactgacttcaggcctaacttcaaactccgctggacagttaattataggttggctgtctaccttaaatttcctaagaagacatagggggcaacattgggagaggggagtctctagggtcccggaagacctccaagccttcccatcatacgggtgcgtcctagccataacatacctgggggacgagaaactagtaacatctggaactaaagagaacgagagagagctgtagagaacgaacgaacgagaacagcagttgtgaggactattccgaatgctcagcagggtaggactacaacacacaggcgctagtggtaggcaacgatttccatctgcgaaggaaactctggatgtgcccatcggaccggccggtcttcgaaagccctgttaaacgtactctggattgaggatcctgaagccttcagtaaagaggtaaagagactgcaaccctgtgtcctcgttattgactgcacctcacaccattgccacctacaccactgggaagccctggggacatacttcatctgtgggaagttataccatccagctgccattccatcaccccagcggaccccacagcagcgtcggtcaccctgaccgaacaccacagatggcgtcacgaatccctgacagactgttccactactttcattggacgccccttagcagggtcgcggaccgggtctagccaccgtgacagcctcagaaccgaaccagagaggtccggtaccgaaacgcatggccctgtgtctgggggcgctccacaccctgctctgccttctcagaggagagtccagccatgtctgccaccaagcaccctgctctgccttctctgaggagagtccagccatgtctgccacctagcaccctgctttgtcttctctgaggagagtccagccatgtctgccaccaagcaccctgctctgccttctctgaggagagtccagccatgtctgccacctagcaccctgctttGTCTTCTCCGAggtgagtccagccatgtctgccacctagcaccctgctctgtcttctctgaggagagtccaaccATGCCTTACACCTAGCACCCTGCtttgtcttctctgaggagagtccagccatgtctgccaccaagcaccctgctctgccttctctgaggagagtccagccatgtctgccacctagcaccctgctttgtcttctctgaggagagtccagccatgtctgccacctagcaccctgctctgtcttctctgaggagagtccagcca contains:
- the LOC138674873 gene encoding olfactory receptor 6N1-like; the protein is MHHNFSKVTEILLLGFQNLQGFNPYFFFIVLVIYFVTICGNLLIILVVSCSRSLHSPMYFFLTQLSFSDILLSTTIVPNMLHIVLYEGSSVSFIGCLCQFYCFSASEILECLLLMVMSYDRYQAICHPLHYISVMDLTFCARAVLSCWFMICVALLMIFFTMSRFDFCGPNIIDHFFCDLEPLLELSCSDTFMMKLEAFFIVIVYAICPLIVIILSYVYIIVAILKIPSVTGRQKTFST